The Magnolia sinica isolate HGM2019 chromosome 10, MsV1, whole genome shotgun sequence genome includes a window with the following:
- the LOC131217419 gene encoding glycine-rich cell wall structural protein 1.8-like yields the protein MGFDPDSSGALNGLGAFCPNRPPGVGLGGFSSDEKTGPGDDFVGDVAGVAGVGMITGDDAGVAVPEGLMAGVAATGGVVAGGDDAGGFDGVAAGDVAGDTDGGGDRMGVFDGVAAGGVDEMGVFDGVAAGGVDEMGVFDGVAAGGGDEMGEFEGVAAGGGDGMGEFEGVAAGGGDVMGEFEGVAAGGGDVMGEFEGATTGDVAGGVVGLGDEMGELEGAWRGVFAGEMAGGGVARIVGAGPGACALPEFDTNSKNRANTHRLCILGDVKFQMKRFSGGREKAFR from the coding sequence ATGGGGTTCGACCCTGACTCGTCCGGTGCACTCAACGGACTCGGTGCATTCTGCCCCAATAGACCTCCCGGCGTCGGACTTGGAGGATTTAGTTCCGATGAAAAAACAGGACCCGGCGACGATTTCGTTGGAGATGTTGCAGGAGTAGCCGGAGTTGGCATGATCACCGGAGATGACGCCGGGGTTGCGGTGCCGGAGGGGCTGATGGCGGGTGTGGCTGCGACCGGTGGAGTCGTGGCCGGGGGAGATGATGCGGGAGGTTTCGATGGAGTTGCAGCCGGAGATGTCGCTGGAGATACCGATGGAGGTGGAGATAGAATGGGGGTTTTTGATGGGGTTGCCGCCGGAGGTGTAGATGAAATGGGGGTTTTTGATGGGGTTGCCGCCGGAGGTGTAGATGAAATGGGGGTTTTTGATGGGGTTGCCGCCGGAGGTGGAGATGAAATGGGGGAATTTGAAGGGGTTGCTGCTGGAGGTGGAGATGGAATGGGGGAATTTGAAGGGGTTGCTGCTGGAGGTGGAGATGTAATGGGGGAATTTGAAGGGGTTGCTGCTGGAGGTGGAGATGTAATGGGGGAATTTGAAGGGGCTACCACCGGAGATGTTGCTGGTGGTGTTGTTGGGTTAGGGGATGAGATGGGGGAATTGGAAGGGGCATGGAGAGGTGTTTTCGCCGGAGAAATGGCCGGAGGAGGTGTTGCCAGGATCGTCGGTGCCGGACCGGGTGCCTGTGCATTGCCGGAATTTGACAccaacagcaaaaacagagcaaATACGCACAGGTTATGCATTTTGGGAGATGTCAAATTCCAAATGAAAAGATTTTCCGGTGGCCGGGAAAAGGCGTTCCGGTGA